One Xyrauchen texanus isolate HMW12.3.18 chromosome 26, RBS_HiC_50CHRs, whole genome shotgun sequence genomic window, TAATTTGACAAACGTTATAAGAGAATATCAGGGAGATTACAACTGTCGTGGGACATCTGTTTGTAATGCTGCTGCAGCACGTGCATATTAATTGTATCTAAACATGATGACAGCCAGTAGCCAACattaatatttgcatttaaacaATTAGGTATTTATATAGATTTGTGTTTGTTTCAAATagacaatataataataacacaCCCTCATGCGTATTAAAGCAtagttgttttatatttttctccaaaaatcCCTAAGCGAAAGCACGGTGCCcccccccacaaacacacacacatacatttattaatttttcataaatattcagTCAATGAAAACAACTAATGAgataaattatacaaaaacaaagtgaaaaccCTCACACGTAAACCAAGAAAATGTGACTCTAAATATTCTCATCCACCTTCATTCAAATCACTTCCTTTCCATAAATTCCATAATTCAAACACAGTCTTTTTTCTGTCTCACATCTCCGCTCGTGTCCTCATCTAAACTGTGAGAATGTCTGATGCCCAAAGCGCAATTGCCTCATTCCAAATGCCTGAGCAGTGCTGCACAGCCCTGAATACAAACAAGTCACAGAAACTGCTCTCAGAAAACATAATCTTTTGATAAGAAATGGCACGCAAACTCAGCGATACATCTTATCCTTAGCGAATCATTTTTAAAGCTTTATTGTTTTAGTAATCTATGTTTTTGATCATTAACTAATTGAACAGGCATCTGAACGTGAACTGACATGttgttaaatgttaatattatcTATATGATTAATATGAAACTAAGGAAAGGGTCCATTGGTGGCTACCAAGTTGGCCACCAATGGACACTTTCCTTAGTTTCATATTGATCTAATTTCTCCAAACCACAGATCAGAGGCAGGACAAAATTAAACAATGATCAGAACAGaaagtgtatttaaatattttcatctCAGATACAGTATATGGAACGGACAGATACAATAtttcatcacaaaaaaaaaacactatacgACACAGTGGACCACAAGAAATAGGAACagagggaagaaagaaaaaagaggatGGGCAGGAGAATATGCGTTGTCCACACCCTGAGTTCCAGGATCATGTCAAGGGTGGAAAGTGCCTTGGCCTCTAAACAGCTTGACAAGCACAGCATATTTTGGGGCCAGTGCATGTTTTTTTTGTCCTCCTGTGGACAAAAACAAGGTGATCATGCTGCAGTTTCAGAGCGATGGTTGAATGGATCAAGTTGAGAAACATTCCTGTTGAACCAGTCCAGgcctttgttaaaaaaatattaattaaattgcacttgtacAAACCCAAGCTAAACTATATAAAGCCAAATAAAACTGGTATCCCCTCATGTGTCCTTAAAGCAGTTCTGAAACACTCATTGTTGCTCTTTTAGCTGGACTTGTGTTTCTGTTGTTGTTTCATTGCAATGATCTCCTCTATTGATGGAACTGTTTGAGTAGCTTATGTACAAGTGCTGGCTTTTAAAAAACATATAGAACTTGGAGTGAGATGGTAGAGTTTGTGCAGTGTCATAATTTATAGATGCTGAAGGAAGTGGACCTTTAGGGATAACGTAAATTATCTCCTCTGGGACATAATCAGAGGAGGTTTTGAGACTAAAACCAGATAGAGAAAAAGGAACAGGATGTATTCAAAAACCTTTTGTGTGGTCTCGCACAAAAAGTGTAGTTTTTGGGTATCACTAAAATGTGGAATTCCCATTTGCACAGTTACACTCTAAAGAAAAGGACATGCTGTTCCCTGCTTTTCATCAAATTGGTTTCTTCATGATACTAGCAGTGTCCATTCGGTCCTTTCAAAAATCCCTAGCCCAAGCTGTGCAGCATTGTTagtttgtgagtgtatgtctaTTCGCACAGGCTTTTGCATTTGCATGTCAACATACGAAAGTTTATAAGCAAGTACATGTGAATGTATTGTGGACATAGAATTTGTTTGTGCATTGGTgcatgtgtgtttctgtgtgtgtctgtgcatgtgtgtgaattTTTATCTTGATTGTCACTGCTGGAGAAGTCTTTATTTAGTCCATGGCTGTGAATCTCCTCAGTCTCAATTTAGTAAGTGTCTTCCAAATCTTatcctttaaaaaatattaaaaatatgaaaagGGTCATCTGTCAGGAATAGAGACATGAAGGAAGATGGGTTAGTCTCAAATACATTGtgacacaaatacatacattcatattGGAAACATTTCTCATAGAAATATAAGTACAGATGTCCTGTTTATGTGTAAACAGATTCAACCATTTGTACAAATGTgcacttaaatatataattttatattgctATCATCTCAATTGTCCCAGAATTCCACTCTTACCTCTTCAGCAATGCCATGATAATTCCAGCTACAGGCTGGTAACTGTGAATCCTTCATCACTGGGCTGGTCAAGAAGCTGGCAGAGAACCCCTCTCCGGGCAGTTTGGGGTGCATAACGGTGTCCAAGGGGTGCATAGCTTTCTAAGTTACCATGATAACCCATCTCTTCATGCTGAGAGGAAGAGTCCAGAGTTCCACTCACACAGAAAGTGGATGTGGTAGGGCCTCTGTCTAAAGGGGAGGTGTACGGTGAATTGGACAGAACCCTCATCCCAGAGATCATCAATGGCATGTCCCGTTTGTGGGGGGGCAAGGAGACTGCTGGTGGTCGCTGTTCTTCAAAGGTTTGGGGGCTGCTAGCGACACTTCCTACTTGCCCATACCAGCATGGAGAGCCACTATAACTCGGGGAATCATACTGGGTTAACTGATCTTTTGGAACCCGGTGTGGACTCATGACGGAACCACACTGTGGCAAGAGGCGAGGGGTTGGGGACAGGGTTGGACTGAAAGTCCTGGCCATATGGCCATAAGTCTGTGAGGGAGGCCCAGGTTTAGGGTACTGCTTTAAGACATCTGACTGGTTAGATAAACTAGGAGACACAGAGGCAGAGTCTGGAGGGTAGACATGTGCAAATCGCTCATCTGAGGAAGGAGTAGAAGTGTGAACAGAATATGGGGAGGGGTATTCACATGACTCTGGGGCATGGCTGAGAGGTGATAGGCTGCTACTATCTCCACTGTAGTAGTCCAATGATTCCTGGTATACAACCCCTGAACCTATTTGACTTGAACTTGATGGGGCTGTAGgcttttgagtttttgttttttgtggtggTTGTCGTTCTCTATGGCAAGATGAGAATCCTCCCCTGCCTCTGGCTCCCCTGTGCTGTCTTCCACCTTTAGCACTACGTTTTGGCCCTCCTCCTTGCATAGGAGGGCTGGCAGGGGATTCTGGGGGAACAGAGCATGCTTCCTTCTCATTGTGTATGTCAGACATTTTCCTTCGGCCACGACCTGGTTTTGTCCCCCCTTGGAATAGTACATTCTGACTCCAGTTGTAAGAGGGGCCTGCTGAATTCTCATTCCAGTCAAGCATTAGCTTCTCCAGGCTTGAAAGGCTAGACTGCCCCTCAGGCATAGGAACATCCCTTGGGCGAAATGATCCCCCCATTGCACCCATCCCCCCTCCACCAGTATGAGAAGAGTCTGAGGAGGAATCAGAGAGAGTTTCAGGGCAGGGACGCTTTTTGGCTTTTTGGGGTGTGTAGTTTGAGATGTCCAAAATGTCTTTGGATTCTGAACCAGTTCCGGCAACGCCATAGTCAGAGTAACCATGAAACTGATGACTCCCATATGCATCACCACACCAATTATTTCCTAATTGTCTATACCCCCACTGTGCTGTGGTGGTGTATTGTCTACAACCGTCAGGGGGAGAGGAAGTTAATGTGTAGGGGCTAGACTTTGACATTGAAAAATAGCTTCCTCCTGGTGAGGTTGGACAAGAGTCACCTCGCAGTATGGTTGAATGGGTTGGGCCTGGATATCCACTATAATTTCGCTTGGCAGATCCCTGGTAATTCGAATAACTCATCTGACACTGTGCTGAAGGAACGGAGGGAGTTTTTGCGCCATATGCATAGCTACAGTCACTTAGCCTTTGCTGTTGTTTCTGCTGTTGAGGGAGAGGGTGAATGCGTCCTCCTTGAGGGACCCCAGCACTACAACTAGGTGGATATTGAGAAAAACCTCCAGATGGATGGGGAGAACTAGGTGAACAGGAAAGCAAGAGAGCAGGGGATTTAGGGAAGGATGGGGTGGGAGAAGGCTGTGAACCACTATATGGATATGAGGGGTTAGTTGCTGAGCTGGCCTGAGTTTGTGGTGAGTTTAATGGGGCCCCTTCCCCAAGACAGGCTACTCTTTTAGGACTTCTTTTACAAAAGGCAGTAGACCAAGGGTGGGCTGCACCTGGGCTGCCACCCTCATATCCTGGGGTAAGTTTACAGCTTTCCTGACGTCCAGCAGGACTGGACATAGAGTTGTCTAGCAAGTCAGTGGAGTCATCAGAATCAAGTAGGGAACGAAAGTATCCTGCAAACATACCCTGAGACTCCTCTCCACTGCCCACACCTCTCATGCCAGGGCTGTGGTACATCCCCCCCTTAATAGTCTCACTGGTTTGAAAATTTCCTCGAGGGGAACAAGGACTCTGATAACTACTTGCTTTCTCAGAAAAATCTCTGTCAGCTTTCCCTATCCAACCACTGATCCCATTTTGCCAGTCTTGTTCTTGAGCATTCGGTCCATTCTTTAATGCCCCATTCTTTCGTGACTGCCGTTTTCTAACTTTCTCCCCTTGTGCAGAGTCACCTAAAGATGCCCTAGTTATTCCCCTAGCAACTCCTTTGCCTCTTTTTTGAGGAGTTCCTAGTTCAGATTTGGTGGCTTTCCATTTCTTGCCAATTGTTTCAAAGAAGTCACTGAATGACCTCTTAAAGGATTCAGAATATCCAGAAGCACCCCCTCCCCTACTCCCCATACAGCCTGCACGACCACCTCTCCGGCGGAACCCTGTGAGACGGTGCAAAAGAGTGGAAAGGGATGGATTTTCTGGTGGTATATGAAAAGTCTCAGGCTCTGTTGGGGTCCAGCAGCGTGGAGGGGAGCAGCGGCCAGTACTGG contains:
- the LOC127619725 gene encoding transcription factor Gibbin-like, with the protein product MSHLSGHSSAVHLACDTLADKKYSNAEGPSPWEGDEESGGTSVGPTCSDPANSLHYSLFSSPSLANGLQSHENQLQHKTRRRRHTVYVEQIHTHEQMHIQQNTQPQIKTPQQLHPLTQTSTHLQPCTHIPMDTHMWMDTNILTHKRRQKDICAPTGSGSSIMELDPSLIPEELSLTPKTEAHNLCVLSPPLLHTTPPPKNLTPPQYNPLSLLKEEIEHNSMSQLEIDHITNLDHIRLTDQTTVMTSIEAERKYTLRSSGRPRFPCHLRKSSRLRRAAEETMFKRELDQKDEEEGNRVWITEDIRPVEERPPEVAVAASYFEVLSAPADAAHVTPSHIMKTSEGEGILTHHSVRGRRQARFTGVRRIVVKVARIPVHMSRRQKSYKISSLEPVCAGPHGEGLEGDVGGESGANVPREPTPLLRMKNNGKSVMVMFPPGKLPVILKRRRGRPPKQTLPGHPDIHETRVGAASAAEPKKIRRRRTVKLPFPQPSYVNDTYDVKVEYADVLSKLAFLNKQPPSTGRCSPPRCWTPTEPETFHIPPENPSLSTLLHRLTGFRRRGGRAGCMGSRGGGASGYSESFKRSFSDFFETIGKKWKATKSELGTPQKRGKGVARGITRASLGDSAQGEKVRKRQSRKNGALKNGPNAQEQDWQNGISGWIGKADRDFSEKASSYQSPCSPRGNFQTSETIKGGMYHSPGMRGVGSGEESQGMFAGYFRSLLDSDDSTDLLDNSMSSPAGRQESCKLTPGYEGGSPGAAHPWSTAFCKRSPKRVACLGEGAPLNSPQTQASSATNPSYPYSGSQPSPTPSFPKSPALLLSCSPSSPHPSGGFSQYPPSCSAGVPQGGRIHPLPQQQKQQQRLSDCSYAYGAKTPSVPSAQCQMSYSNYQGSAKRNYSGYPGPTHSTILRGDSCPTSPGGSYFSMSKSSPYTLTSSPPDGCRQYTTTAQWGYRQLGNNWCGDAYGSHQFHGYSDYGVAGTGSESKDILDISNYTPQKAKKRPCPETLSDSSSDSSHTGGGGMGAMGGSFRPRDVPMPEGQSSLSSLEKLMLDWNENSAGPSYNWSQNVLFQGGTKPGRGRRKMSDIHNEKEACSVPPESPASPPMQGGGPKRSAKGGRQHRGARGRGGFSSCHRERQPPQKTKTQKPTAPSSSSQIGSGVVYQESLDYYSGDSSSLSPLSHAPESCEYPSPYSVHTSTPSSDERFAHVYPPDSASVSPSLSNQSDVLKQYPKPGPPSQTYGHMARTFSPTLSPTPRLLPQCGSVMSPHRVPKDQLTQYDSPSYSGSPCWYGQVGSVASSPQTFEEQRPPAVSLPPHKRDMPLMISGMRVLSNSPYTSPLDRGPTTSTFCVSGTLDSSSQHEEMGYHGNLESYAPLGHRYAPQTARRGVLCQLLDQPSDEGFTVTSL